A genome region from Streptomyces xanthophaeus includes the following:
- a CDS encoding acyl-CoA carboxylase epsilon subunit gives MSKDVPIASLLRVERGVAAPEELAAIAVVVACYAQRTSGGGDTAGGAGPGRRRTAVRAAGCWAGCWACR, from the coding sequence ATGTCGAAGGATGTCCCGATAGCGAGCCTGCTGCGTGTGGAGAGGGGCGTCGCCGCCCCCGAGGAACTGGCCGCGATCGCGGTCGTCGTCGCGTGTTACGCCCAACGGACCTCCGGCGGCGGCGACACGGCCGGAGGTGCCGGGCCCGGCCGCCGGCGTACTGCCGTACGGGCCGCCGGCTGCTGGGCAGGTTGCTGGGCCTGCCGCTGA
- a CDS encoding FAD-dependent oxidoreductase: MEDNADVRVPVLVVGGSLVGLSTSLFLSRHGVRHLLVEKHSGTSAHPRGRGINARTMELFRTAGAERAIRRAASVLEGNQGILQARSLTDGDHNWLVKSIDPAGALARFSPTGWCLCSQNNVEPVLAEQSREMGADVRFSTELMSFDQDATGVNAVVKDRETGEHITVRADFLIAADGPRSPVREQLRIPQTGNGELFHNVSVTFRSEKLVEVLGDLRFIVCYLIRPGADGALLPVDNKTQWVFHAPWHPEQGETLEDFTDERCVDQIRDAIGVPDLDVQIGGKAPWHAAERVAQRYSSGRVFLAGDAAHEMSPTGAFGSNTGIQDAHNLAWKIAAVLDGSAGIGLLDTYEDERLPVARATSERASARSAEHSHPGYAPPPTMGGGPGSGVLTTAMGYCYPKGALVGGEPGRPVIPETLRLVGDTGTRAPHMWVTRSGERISTLDLYERSFVLLSGAGTPWQAAAKQVAGQLSMRLDAYTIGSGPGADLVQEGRSDWTEVHAMSAEGAVLVRPDGFVAWRSEGAVADAPATLREVLSTVLRRA, encoded by the coding sequence ATGGAAGACAACGCCGATGTTCGCGTACCGGTTCTCGTCGTGGGCGGCTCCCTCGTGGGCCTGTCCACCTCGCTTTTCCTGAGCCGCCACGGAGTGAGGCACCTGCTGGTCGAGAAGCACTCCGGCACCTCCGCACACCCGCGGGGCCGTGGCATCAATGCCCGGACGATGGAGCTGTTCCGCACGGCAGGGGCGGAGCGCGCGATCCGCCGGGCGGCGTCCGTACTGGAGGGAAATCAGGGCATTCTGCAGGCCCGGTCGCTGACCGACGGCGACCACAACTGGCTGGTCAAGTCGATCGATCCGGCCGGCGCGCTGGCCCGGTTCAGCCCGACGGGCTGGTGTCTGTGCAGCCAGAACAATGTCGAGCCGGTGCTGGCCGAACAGAGCCGCGAGATGGGCGCGGACGTGCGGTTCTCCACCGAGCTGATGAGCTTCGACCAGGACGCCACAGGGGTGAACGCCGTGGTGAAGGACCGGGAGACGGGCGAGCACATCACCGTGCGCGCCGATTTCCTGATCGCCGCGGACGGACCGCGCAGTCCCGTCAGGGAACAGCTGCGGATCCCCCAGACGGGTAACGGCGAGCTGTTCCACAACGTGAGCGTCACGTTCCGCTCGGAGAAGCTCGTCGAGGTGCTGGGCGACCTGCGCTTCATCGTCTGCTACCTGATCCGCCCGGGTGCGGACGGGGCGCTGCTGCCGGTGGACAACAAGACCCAGTGGGTCTTCCACGCCCCGTGGCACCCGGAGCAGGGCGAGACCCTGGAGGACTTCACCGACGAGCGGTGCGTGGATCAGATCCGCGACGCGATCGGTGTTCCCGACCTGGACGTGCAGATCGGCGGCAAGGCCCCGTGGCACGCGGCCGAACGGGTGGCACAGCGGTATTCGTCCGGTCGGGTGTTCCTGGCCGGGGACGCGGCCCACGAGATGTCTCCCACGGGGGCGTTCGGCTCCAACACGGGCATCCAGGACGCGCACAACCTGGCGTGGAAGATCGCCGCGGTACTGGACGGCTCGGCCGGCATCGGGCTGCTCGACACCTACGAGGACGAGCGGCTGCCGGTTGCCAGGGCCACCAGCGAGCGCGCGTCGGCCCGTTCGGCGGAACACAGCCACCCGGGGTACGCGCCGCCGCCCACCATGGGCGGCGGGCCGGGCAGCGGGGTCCTCACCACCGCCATGGGCTACTGCTACCCGAAGGGCGCGCTCGTCGGCGGCGAGCCCGGACGGCCCGTCATCCCGGAGACCCTGCGGCTGGTCGGCGACACCGGGACCCGGGCCCCGCACATGTGGGTGACCCGTTCGGGTGAGCGGATCTCCACCCTGGACCTCTACGAGCGCTCCTTCGTGCTGCTCAGCGGTGCGGGGACGCCGTGGCAGGCGGCCGCGAAGCAGGTCGCCGGGCAGCTGTCGATGCGGCTGGACGCCTACACGATCGGCTCCGGGCCGGGTGCGGACCTGGTCCAGGAGGGGCGCTCCGACTGGACCGAGGTGCACGCGATGAGCGCCGAGGGCGCCGTGCTCGTACGGCCGGACGGGTTCGTGGCCTGGCGCTCGGAGGGAGCCGTGGCCGATGCCCCGGCGACGCTGCGCGAGGTCCTCTCGACGGTGCTGCGCCGGGCGTGA
- a CDS encoding SchA/CurD-like domain-containing protein, which yields MTTTLSERVSQSAFDGSMLRVVLLMDLHEGTQQQFFEAYEQLRHDIASVPGHISDQLCQSFENPSQWLITSEWESAPQYLAWVNSEHHAEQVKPLGACARAMRPLKFTVLRETGRGYGQESRPATARLQKTPRLGAGIVRHALTFTVKPGSEKAVASILSSYASPAARVDDHTRLCRTSLFMHGNRVVRTVEVQGDLMAALRHVSEQPEVRAVEEAINPYLEQDRNLNDPESARMFFMRAALPAVHHIAAPEPESAEVKRHALFYPAKPGCGAALARFLARQDEAAAHHPASPVRSSSIFQRDDIVVRLIDVRGPLDAEPDTTFGVSGPRKAAVLDRLTARAGRRVRTAGHTMNLITDRRAPADS from the coding sequence ATGACAACCACCCTGTCCGAACGGGTGTCGCAGTCAGCCTTCGACGGCTCCATGCTCCGGGTCGTCCTGCTGATGGATCTCCACGAGGGGACCCAGCAGCAGTTCTTCGAGGCGTACGAACAGCTCCGCCACGACATCGCGTCGGTTCCGGGCCACATCAGCGACCAGCTGTGCCAGTCCTTCGAGAATCCCTCCCAATGGCTCATCACCAGCGAGTGGGAAAGCGCCCCGCAGTACCTCGCATGGGTCAACAGCGAGCACCACGCCGAACAGGTGAAGCCGCTCGGCGCGTGCGCCCGTGCCATGCGCCCGCTCAAGTTCACCGTCCTGCGGGAGACCGGCCGCGGCTACGGCCAGGAGTCCCGCCCGGCCACGGCGCGCCTGCAGAAGACCCCCCGGCTGGGCGCCGGCATCGTGCGCCACGCCCTCACCTTCACCGTCAAGCCGGGGAGCGAGAAGGCCGTCGCGTCCATCCTCTCCAGCTACGCCTCCCCGGCGGCCCGGGTCGACGACCACACCCGCCTGTGCCGCACATCCCTGTTCATGCACGGCAACCGGGTCGTACGGACGGTGGAGGTACAGGGCGACCTGATGGCGGCCCTGCGGCACGTCTCCGAGCAGCCCGAGGTGCGCGCCGTCGAGGAGGCCATCAACCCCTACCTCGAACAGGACCGGAACCTGAACGACCCGGAGTCCGCGCGCATGTTCTTCATGCGGGCGGCGCTCCCGGCGGTCCACCACATCGCCGCACCCGAGCCCGAGTCCGCCGAGGTCAAGCGGCACGCGCTCTTCTACCCGGCCAAGCCGGGCTGCGGCGCCGCGCTCGCCAGGTTCCTGGCCCGGCAGGACGAGGCGGCCGCACACCACCCGGCCAGCCCCGTTCGGAGCAGCAGCATCTTCCAGCGTGACGACATCGTCGTTCGGCTCATCGACGTCCGCGGCCCGCTCGACGCCGAGCCCGACACCACGTTCGGCGTCTCGGGACCGCGCAAGGCGGCGGTGCTCGACCGGCTGACGGCCCGGGCCGGCAGGCGGGTCCGCACCGCCGGCCACACCATGAACCTGATCACGGACCGCCGGGCACCCGCGGATTCCTGA
- a CDS encoding cupin domain-containing protein, with the protein MTQQRPRIVDLSETPPNRRRGGDLRAVLTPTSVGSTSGFMGLAIMAPGESIAEHYHPYSEEFVYVVSGRLEVDLDGEAHPLRTDQGLLVPLNTRHRFRNVGDTEARMVFHLGPLAPRPELGHVDTEQAPHPEGTAWEQPPDRTGAVS; encoded by the coding sequence ATGACCCAACAGCGCCCACGCATCGTGGACCTCAGCGAGACGCCCCCCAACCGCCGGCGCGGCGGAGACCTGAGGGCGGTGCTCACCCCGACCTCGGTGGGTTCCACCAGCGGCTTCATGGGCCTGGCGATCATGGCCCCCGGGGAGTCGATCGCGGAGCACTACCACCCGTACTCCGAGGAGTTCGTGTACGTGGTCAGCGGCCGGCTGGAGGTCGACCTCGACGGGGAGGCCCACCCGCTGCGCACCGACCAGGGACTCCTGGTTCCGCTCAACACGCGCCACCGCTTCCGGAACGTGGGGGACACCGAGGCCCGCATGGTCTTCCACCTCGGCCCGCTGGCCCCGCGCCCCGAGCTCGGCCACGTGGACACCGAGCAGGCCCCGCACCCGGAGGGCACCGCGTGGGAGCAGCCCCCGGACCGTACGGGAGCGGTCTCGTGA
- a CDS encoding beta-ketoacyl-[acyl-carrier-protein] synthase family protein — protein sequence MTRRRVAVTGVGVVAPGGIGVRDFWDLLSNGRTATRGISLFDPAGFRSRIAAEVDFDPAEHGLEPGEADRADRYIQFALVAAREAVKDAGLDLTTDEAWRTGVSLGTAVGGTTRLEHDYVAVSQSGSWWDVDHKRAGPFLHRAFTPATLASAVAEQTGARGPVQTVSTGCTSGLDAIGYAVHSIAEGRMDVCIAGASDSPISPITVACFDAIKATSPNNDDPAHASRPFDADRDGFVLGEGGAVLVLEELEHARARGATVYCEIGGYATFGNAHHMTGLTAEGLEMARAIETALAEAGVAADEIDYVNAHGSGTKQNDRHETAAVKRVLGDHAYKTPMTSIKSMVGHSLGAIGAIELAACVLAMTHQVVPPTANYETPDPECDLDYVPRVARGRKLRSVLSVGSGFGGFQSAVVMTRPKEEVS from the coding sequence GTGACCCGCCGGCGGGTGGCCGTCACCGGAGTCGGTGTCGTCGCGCCCGGCGGGATCGGCGTCCGCGACTTCTGGGACCTGCTCTCCAACGGCCGTACGGCGACCCGCGGGATCAGCCTCTTCGACCCGGCCGGGTTCCGCTCCCGGATAGCCGCCGAGGTCGACTTCGACCCCGCCGAGCACGGCCTCGAACCCGGCGAGGCGGACCGGGCCGACCGCTACATCCAGTTCGCCCTGGTGGCCGCCCGGGAGGCGGTGAAGGACGCGGGCCTCGACCTCACCACGGACGAGGCCTGGCGGACCGGAGTCTCCCTGGGCACCGCCGTCGGCGGCACCACCCGGCTGGAGCACGACTACGTGGCCGTCAGCCAGTCCGGATCCTGGTGGGACGTGGACCACAAGCGGGCCGGCCCCTTCCTGCACCGGGCGTTCACCCCCGCCACCCTCGCCTCCGCCGTCGCGGAGCAGACGGGTGCGCGGGGCCCGGTCCAGACGGTCTCCACCGGCTGCACCTCGGGACTCGACGCCATCGGGTACGCCGTCCACTCCATCGCGGAGGGCCGGATGGACGTCTGCATCGCGGGCGCCTCCGACTCACCCATATCGCCGATCACCGTGGCCTGCTTCGACGCCATCAAGGCGACGTCGCCGAACAACGACGACCCGGCCCACGCCTCCCGGCCGTTCGACGCCGACCGGGACGGGTTCGTCCTCGGCGAAGGCGGAGCCGTCCTCGTACTCGAAGAGCTGGAACACGCCCGCGCCCGCGGTGCGACCGTCTACTGCGAGATCGGCGGCTACGCCACCTTCGGCAACGCCCACCACATGACCGGGCTGACCGCCGAGGGCCTGGAGATGGCCCGGGCCATCGAAACCGCCCTCGCCGAGGCCGGCGTCGCCGCCGACGAGATCGACTACGTCAACGCGCACGGCTCCGGCACCAAGCAGAACGACCGCCACGAGACCGCGGCGGTCAAGCGGGTCCTGGGCGACCACGCCTACAAGACGCCGATGACCTCCATCAAATCCATGGTGGGGCACTCCCTCGGTGCGATCGGCGCCATCGAACTCGCGGCCTGCGTACTCGCCATGACCCACCAGGTGGTACCGCCGACGGCGAACTACGAGACGCCCGACCCCGAGTGCGACCTGGACTACGTACCCCGCGTCGCCCGCGGCCGGAAGCTGCGCAGCGTGCTCTCGGTGGGCAGCGGCTTCGGCGGATTCCAGTCCGCCGTGGTCATGACCCGGCCGAAGGAGGAGGTCTCGTGA
- a CDS encoding beta-ketoacyl synthase N-terminal-like domain-containing protein — protein sequence MTSRTVITGIGVVAPNGVGADAFWKATQSGLSVLDRVTRAGCEHLPLRVAGEVRGFDPGAMVEDRFLVQTDRFTHHALAAADLALEDARLGRADYEGDPFSVGVVTAAGSGGGEFGQRELQHLWEQGPRFVGPYQSIAWFYAASTGQISIRRGLKGPCGVVASDEAGGLDAFAHAVRGIRQGSRAMLVGATEAPLAPYSIVCQLEYEGLSTGEDPERAYRPFTDKACGFVPAEGGAMFVVEDEDEARRRGATVRAVLAGHAATFTGTRRRDTAGEGLAHAIRGALREAGCAPEEIDVVFADAIGTPEADAAEAAAIADALGAYGRKVPVTAPKSGTGRAYCAAPALDTAAAALALEHGIVPPTPNVYDVCHDLDVVTGSARAAELRTALVLSRGRMGSNSALVVRKGS from the coding sequence GTGACCAGCCGTACGGTCATCACGGGCATCGGAGTCGTCGCGCCCAACGGCGTGGGCGCCGACGCCTTCTGGAAGGCGACCCAGTCCGGACTCAGCGTCCTGGACCGGGTCACCAGGGCGGGCTGCGAGCACCTCCCGCTGCGCGTCGCGGGCGAGGTCCGGGGCTTCGACCCCGGCGCCATGGTCGAGGACCGCTTCCTCGTCCAGACCGACCGCTTCACCCACCACGCCCTCGCCGCGGCCGACCTCGCCCTGGAGGACGCCCGGCTCGGCCGGGCCGACTACGAGGGCGACCCCTTCTCCGTGGGCGTCGTCACCGCCGCCGGATCCGGCGGCGGCGAGTTCGGCCAGCGCGAGCTCCAGCACCTCTGGGAGCAGGGGCCGCGCTTCGTGGGCCCGTACCAGTCGATCGCCTGGTTCTACGCGGCGAGCACCGGCCAGATCTCCATCCGGCGCGGGCTGAAGGGCCCTTGCGGGGTCGTGGCCAGTGACGAGGCGGGCGGACTGGACGCCTTCGCACACGCGGTCCGCGGGATCCGCCAGGGCAGCCGGGCCATGCTGGTCGGGGCGACGGAGGCACCGCTGGCGCCGTACTCCATCGTCTGCCAGCTGGAGTACGAGGGGCTGAGCACGGGGGAGGACCCCGAGCGCGCCTACCGGCCCTTCACCGACAAGGCCTGCGGGTTCGTCCCCGCCGAGGGCGGCGCGATGTTCGTCGTCGAGGACGAGGACGAGGCCCGCCGCCGCGGCGCCACCGTACGGGCGGTCCTGGCCGGCCACGCCGCGACCTTCACCGGCACCCGGCGACGGGACACGGCGGGCGAGGGGCTGGCCCACGCCATCCGCGGCGCCCTGCGGGAGGCCGGCTGCGCGCCCGAGGAGATCGACGTGGTCTTCGCCGACGCCATCGGGACCCCGGAGGCCGACGCGGCCGAGGCGGCCGCCATCGCCGACGCCCTCGGCGCGTACGGGCGCAAGGTGCCGGTCACGGCACCCAAGTCCGGTACCGGCAGGGCGTACTGCGCGGCGCCCGCCCTCGACACCGCGGCCGCGGCCCTGGCCCTGGAGCACGGCATCGTCCCGCCGACCCCGAACGTCTACGACGTGTGCCACGACCTCGACGTGGTGACCGGCAGCGCCCGCGCGGCGGAGCTGCGCACCGCGCTGGTGCTCAGCCGCGGCCGGATGGGGTCGAACTCCGCGCTCGTCGTCCGCAAGGGCTCGTAG
- a CDS encoding acyl carrier protein produces MSDRLTPEELAALMKKAGITVDPAELASRPHSAFDEYGLDSLGLLGIVGELENRRGRALPTHADRCKTPGEFLDLVNHSLMTGA; encoded by the coding sequence ATGTCCGACCGGCTGACCCCGGAGGAACTGGCGGCCCTCATGAAGAAGGCCGGCATCACCGTCGATCCCGCTGAGCTGGCGAGCCGCCCGCACTCCGCGTTCGACGAGTACGGCCTCGATTCGCTGGGCCTGCTCGGGATCGTCGGCGAACTGGAGAACCGGCGGGGGCGGGCGCTGCCCACCCACGCCGACCGCTGCAAGACCCCCGGGGAATTCCTCGACCTCGTCAACCACAGTCTGATGACCGGAGCCTGA
- a CDS encoding SRPBCC family protein has protein sequence MAGHTENEITVNAPVDVVWEMTNDLPSWPQLFSEYASLEIIEEKGDTTRFRLTMHPDENGKVWSWVSERTVDRKGLTVRARRVETGPFAHMDIHWQYFKVPGGTRMKWTQDFAMKPDAPVDDAWMTDNINRNSPIQMALIRDKIEKRQREGRAPAVSRV, from the coding sequence ATGGCAGGACACACCGAGAACGAGATCACCGTCAACGCGCCCGTGGACGTCGTATGGGAGATGACCAACGATCTCCCCAGCTGGCCGCAGCTGTTCAGCGAGTACGCCTCCCTCGAAATCATCGAGGAGAAGGGCGACACCACCCGATTCCGCCTGACCATGCACCCCGACGAGAACGGCAAGGTGTGGAGCTGGGTCTCGGAGCGGACCGTCGACCGCAAGGGCCTCACGGTCCGTGCCCGGCGCGTGGAGACCGGGCCGTTCGCGCACATGGACATCCACTGGCAGTACTTCAAGGTGCCCGGTGGCACCCGGATGAAGTGGACCCAGGACTTCGCGATGAAGCCGGACGCCCCCGTCGACGACGCGTGGATGACGGACAACATCAACCGCAACTCCCCGATCCAGATGGCGCTCATCCGGGACAAGATCGAGAAGCGCCAGCGCGAGGGCCGTGCCCCCGCCGTCAGCCGAGTCTGA
- a CDS encoding TcmI family type II polyketide cyclase — MNQTHRALIVARMAPGSAPDIADLFAGSDAGELPHLVGVTRRSLFQFGDVYLHLIESDRPPGPAIAKVTEHPEFRDLSERLTAYISPHNPDTWRSPKDAMAHEFYRWENPGAK, encoded by the coding sequence ATGAACCAGACGCACCGCGCTCTCATCGTCGCCCGGATGGCGCCGGGATCGGCACCGGACATCGCCGACCTCTTCGCCGGCTCGGACGCGGGTGAACTCCCGCACCTGGTAGGGGTCACGCGCCGCAGCCTGTTCCAGTTCGGCGACGTCTACCTGCACCTGATCGAGTCGGACCGGCCGCCCGGCCCGGCCATCGCGAAGGTCACCGAGCACCCGGAGTTCCGCGACCTCAGCGAGCGGCTGACCGCCTACATCAGCCCGCACAACCCGGACACCTGGCGCAGTCCGAAGGACGCCATGGCCCACGAGTTCTACCGCTGGGAGAACCCCGGCGCCAAGTGA
- a CDS encoding NADPH-dependent FMN reductase has translation MHVLVLSGSSRTGSVNTRLGSLVAALVSRAGATAGAATLGDFPMPPYDGDAEADEGLPEGALALCARIEAAQALIIASPEYNASVPGVLKNAIDWVSRYRPQPFKDKQTLLVSASPSMVGGNRGLWALRVPLEHLGARVYPDMFSLAGAHQAFAEDGTLTDPGLGERLTSTIGSFLDLVEADTRYLCLQRRWYEFLGDRTDAPVTSRAQD, from the coding sequence CTGCACGTGCTCGTCCTGTCCGGTTCCTCCCGCACCGGATCGGTCAACACCCGCCTCGGCTCCCTGGTCGCCGCCCTGGTGTCCCGGGCCGGCGCCACCGCAGGGGCCGCCACGCTCGGCGACTTCCCGATGCCCCCGTACGACGGCGACGCGGAGGCCGACGAGGGACTGCCCGAAGGAGCCCTGGCCCTGTGCGCGCGGATCGAGGCCGCGCAGGCGCTGATCATCGCCTCCCCCGAGTACAACGCCTCCGTACCGGGCGTGCTCAAGAACGCCATCGACTGGGTCTCGCGCTACCGCCCGCAGCCCTTCAAGGACAAGCAGACCCTGCTGGTGTCGGCCTCGCCCTCGATGGTCGGCGGCAACCGGGGGCTCTGGGCCCTGCGCGTACCGCTGGAACACCTCGGCGCGCGCGTCTACCCGGACATGTTCAGCCTGGCGGGCGCGCACCAGGCGTTCGCCGAGGACGGCACCCTCACCGACCCGGGCCTCGGCGAGCGCCTCACCAGTACGATCGGCTCCTTCCTCGACCTCGTCGAGGCCGACACCCGCTACCTGTGCCTGCAGCGCCGCTGGTACGAGTTCCTGGGCGACCGCACCGACGCCCCCGTGACCTCGCGCGCCCAGGACTGA
- a CDS encoding MurR/RpiR family transcriptional regulator: MSSGQQARAQAAAITPGGQSSEEVRPPADRLLALFDGRRLSPGQRRIAQYLIDHLTEAAFLSITELAERVGVSQPSVTRFAASLGFSGYPALRDVLQPIALSAVAGAPDTRAQIRRNELQEAVDAEIENLENVRRLLADTDQVLDIGRELAASVPLTILGLRISVSLAEYFAYAARRIHPDVRLVTRGGSVAYDALLQSRAAGGTWVLAFAMPRHAKETLAAIRAARSTGLRVVLITDPTLGPLVDEADVALTAGTGSRLVFDSYAAPGMLSAALLQAMADADPERTQARLESYEHVADQHGFFL, from the coding sequence GTGTCATCGGGGCAGCAGGCACGCGCACAAGCGGCTGCGATCACACCAGGGGGTCAGTCGTCCGAAGAGGTCCGTCCTCCGGCCGACCGGCTCCTCGCGCTCTTCGACGGACGCCGCCTGTCACCGGGGCAGCGCCGCATCGCCCAGTACCTGATCGACCACCTCACCGAGGCCGCGTTCCTCTCGATCACCGAACTGGCCGAGCGGGTGGGCGTGAGCCAGCCCTCCGTGACCCGTTTCGCCGCCTCCCTCGGCTTCAGCGGCTACCCCGCCCTGCGTGACGTGCTGCAGCCGATCGCGCTCAGCGCCGTCGCCGGCGCCCCTGACACCCGCGCGCAGATCCGCCGCAACGAGCTGCAGGAAGCCGTCGACGCCGAGATCGAGAACCTGGAGAACGTGCGCAGGCTGCTCGCCGACACCGACCAGGTGCTGGACATCGGCCGGGAGCTGGCCGCCTCGGTGCCGCTGACCATCCTCGGCCTGCGCATCTCCGTCTCGCTCGCGGAGTACTTCGCGTACGCGGCCCGGCGCATCCACCCCGACGTCCGCCTGGTGACCCGCGGCGGCAGCGTCGCCTACGACGCGCTGCTGCAGTCCAGGGCGGCCGGCGGGACCTGGGTGCTCGCCTTCGCCATGCCGCGGCACGCCAAGGAGACCCTGGCCGCCATCCGCGCCGCCCGCAGTACGGGGCTGCGTGTGGTCCTGATCACGGACCCCACCCTGGGGCCGCTGGTGGACGAGGCGGACGTGGCCCTGACGGCGGGGACCGGATCCCGGCTGGTTTTCGACTCGTACGCGGCGCCCGGAATGCTGTCCGCGGCCCTGTTGCAGGCGATGGCCGACGCGGACCCGGAGCGGACCCAGGCCCGTCTGGAGAGCTACGAGCACGTGGCCGACCAGCACGGCTTCTTCCTGTAG
- a CDS encoding toxin Doc: MELHIDHRWLLERQEALFKDVAVADHSALVAAVARHRVNTPSLEVDDPDAYWRAAALLDAIVLLRPLPDSNEYFAYGVAVAYIEASGKAVDATYEQWRDLITDIRMLRATVFDVAARLRSWQPS; the protein is encoded by the coding sequence GTGGAACTGCACATCGATCACCGCTGGCTGCTGGAGCGGCAGGAGGCGCTGTTCAAGGACGTGGCGGTGGCCGACCACTCCGCCCTGGTCGCCGCCGTGGCCCGGCACCGGGTGAACACGCCCAGCCTGGAAGTGGACGACCCCGACGCCTACTGGCGGGCGGCCGCCCTGCTCGATGCGATCGTGCTGCTCCGGCCGCTCCCCGACTCCAACGAGTACTTCGCCTACGGGGTCGCCGTCGCGTACATCGAGGCCTCCGGCAAGGCGGTGGACGCCACCTACGAGCAGTGGCGCGACCTCATCACCGACATCCGCATGCTGCGCGCCACCGTCTTCGACGTGGCCGCCCGGCTCCGCTCCTGGCAGCCGAGCTAG
- a CDS encoding S1 family peptidase — protein sequence MNKPLAGLLLSLLLLGAAVTPAVAAPSAPTAPTTTPPAASEATAVAVNFAGTVALSNCSGSVVRAPGSQPDDLALVLSNGHCLESGFPAAGEVIKDRPSSRSFSLLNSAGSKVGTLRASKVAYATMTDTDISIYQLTRTYAQIQSQYGITALTLDGARPAQGSAIKVVSGYWKRIYSCNVDGFAYRLKEGAWTWKDSVRYTSACNTIGGTSGSPVVDTATGKVVAVNNTGNEDGARCTDNNPCEVDQNGNVTVRQGINYAQQTYIVVPCIAPGNKIDLNRPGCVLPKP from the coding sequence ATGAACAAGCCTCTCGCCGGCCTCTTACTCTCCCTGCTCCTGCTGGGAGCGGCGGTCACCCCCGCCGTGGCCGCGCCATCCGCACCCACCGCGCCCACCACCACGCCGCCCGCCGCCTCCGAAGCCACCGCCGTCGCGGTCAACTTCGCGGGAACCGTGGCCCTCAGCAACTGTTCCGGATCCGTCGTCCGCGCTCCCGGCTCCCAGCCGGACGACCTCGCACTGGTGCTGTCCAACGGGCACTGCCTGGAGTCGGGCTTCCCGGCGGCCGGCGAGGTCATCAAGGACCGCCCGTCCAGCCGCTCGTTCTCGCTGCTCAACTCGGCCGGATCGAAGGTCGGCACGCTCCGCGCGAGCAAGGTCGCGTACGCGACGATGACCGACACCGACATCTCGATCTACCAGCTGACCCGGACCTACGCCCAGATCCAGAGCCAGTACGGCATCACCGCGCTGACACTCGACGGCGCACGCCCGGCCCAGGGCTCGGCGATCAAGGTGGTCTCGGGCTACTGGAAGCGGATCTACAGCTGCAACGTGGACGGCTTCGCCTACCGCCTCAAGGAGGGCGCCTGGACCTGGAAGGACTCGGTCCGCTACACCTCCGCCTGCAACACCATCGGCGGCACCTCCGGGTCACCGGTGGTGGACACGGCGACCGGCAAGGTCGTCGCCGTCAACAACACGGGCAACGAGGACGGCGCACGCTGCACGGACAACAACCCGTGCGAGGTCGACCAGAACGGCAACGTGACGGTCCGCCAGGGCATCAACTACGCGCAGCAGACGTACATCGTCGTCCCCTGCATAGCGCCCGGAAACAAGATCGACCTGAACCGCCCCGGCTGCGTGCTCCCCAAGCCGTAA
- a CDS encoding DUF6461 domain-containing protein yields the protein MTSATAADYGWIRFSSLFAYGLEGGYTLTLVRGLSPAELLAVAGAESRETCDGFDELIHEHTEILSGYEDWPESFLAGAFTVPGEGGDWTLVLEFGGDLGTRPALMEALSAGTRAVSHSSNGGKPMDFFHWYEDGELRTTFEWPADRTGSTPDALNALMREVGLNPTGDEDPDVDTKAAVLALTERLTGVRVTEKLLAGAEYLTGEVPEEPAEEW from the coding sequence ATGACCTCAGCAACCGCGGCCGACTACGGCTGGATACGTTTCTCCTCCCTGTTCGCGTACGGGCTGGAGGGCGGATACACACTGACGCTGGTGCGGGGACTGTCGCCCGCGGAGCTGCTCGCAGTGGCGGGAGCCGAGTCACGCGAGACGTGTGACGGGTTCGACGAACTGATCCATGAGCACACGGAGATCCTGTCCGGATACGAGGACTGGCCCGAGTCCTTTCTCGCGGGAGCGTTCACGGTGCCCGGCGAGGGAGGGGACTGGACCCTCGTTCTGGAGTTCGGCGGCGACCTGGGAACACGGCCGGCCCTCATGGAAGCCCTCTCCGCCGGGACGCGGGCCGTCTCTCATTCGAGCAACGGGGGGAAGCCCATGGACTTCTTCCACTGGTACGAGGACGGGGAACTGCGGACCACCTTCGAGTGGCCGGCGGACCGGACCGGCAGTACCCCCGATGCGCTGAACGCCCTGATGAGGGAGGTCGGGCTCAACCCGACGGGTGACGAAGACCCCGACGTCGACACGAAGGCAGCGGTACTCGCGCTGACCGAGCGCCTCACCGGCGTACGGGTGACCGAGAAGCTACTGGCGGGTGCCGAGTACCTGACGGGCGAGGTACCGGAGGAACCCGCCGAGGAGTGGTAG